A DNA window from Nitratidesulfovibrio sp. SRB-5 contains the following coding sequences:
- a CDS encoding DUF3365 domain-containing protein: MSHPLHGKIQHKFLLGLACIFLLLGGVFLFSLNLHLREMLHIEAEAKAELVFSHVSSLQQYVRDTLRPSVRGHIPDEDFLLEAMSTSFVTRKVFVELNGQRDQYLYRRVSMSPRNPASQANELERELITGFRNDGDLRTLRGYRVIDGVEHYILARPVYFEADCMYCHGDPANAPRVLLDRYGAVRGFGHKTGDLAGMDFVGMPVDRSVQQVREAITLFGSSFYAAAAGVFLLIIIFFNRLVVANLRRLTGIFRQNFQSPGDRSILNRLDEGDEINSLMEAFGAFAAHLREARVKLEDYAANLEDKVRERTEDLSLEASEHRTDVELFVDLLGDLNSSQSHAELLKGALPRIAARFGASRATYLCAPMGREQYAWPTPPDADDATRMPEDWLSVVNARQVRVEPDRVLVPVSTSDFSRGLMALYWENGGTPDLTPEVLLALGQQLGIAIENLDAIDALLRQNRLLELIFEGISDPVLLVEEGGTVVLANTSARALADGVRPGARIGTWLGSISAKALADGHLAAAIAGRDPSNLELELPGPCVMAVSVYPLRDGGDMGRAVVYLRDTTLERRVRAQMQQSEKLAALGQLAAGLAHEINNPLGVINCYAQLLQKTQKDPQAQEDLEVIVQHTQKARLVLQDLLGLARANRTLTGPSDLNAVLRDMAQIFRVQLESAGADIELDLARGLPRVAADTTSLEQILTNLLVNAIDAMPQGKGRIRVRTEPLEATDSGPDGGDGGPGEGGTGGNGGSGKAGGYVRLTVSDNGPGIPPENMTQIFDPFFTTKEIGKGTGLGLTVVHELLRDLGGMVEVTGEGGATFVITLPVAPELPGTSENRDADGDDAAACADRTGQTDKADRTGRTDQIGQAGRADHEGDSA, from the coding sequence ATGTCGCACCCTCTCCACGGCAAGATCCAGCACAAGTTCCTTCTGGGCCTTGCGTGCATCTTCCTGCTGCTGGGGGGTGTGTTTCTCTTTTCGCTCAACCTGCACCTGCGCGAGATGCTGCACATCGAGGCCGAGGCCAAGGCGGAACTGGTGTTCTCGCACGTCTCGTCCCTGCAGCAGTATGTGCGCGACACCCTGCGCCCCTCGGTGCGCGGGCACATCCCGGACGAGGACTTTCTGCTGGAGGCCATGAGCACCTCCTTCGTCACCCGCAAGGTGTTCGTGGAACTGAACGGCCAGCGCGACCAGTACCTGTACCGCCGGGTGTCCATGTCGCCGCGCAACCCCGCCTCGCAGGCCAACGAGCTGGAGCGCGAACTCATCACCGGCTTCCGCAACGACGGCGACCTCCGGACGCTGCGCGGCTACCGGGTCATCGACGGGGTGGAGCACTACATCCTGGCCCGGCCCGTGTATTTCGAGGCCGACTGCATGTACTGCCACGGCGACCCGGCGAACGCCCCGCGCGTGCTCCTGGACCGCTACGGCGCCGTGCGCGGCTTCGGCCACAAGACCGGTGACCTTGCGGGCATGGACTTCGTGGGCATGCCCGTGGACAGAAGCGTGCAGCAGGTGCGCGAGGCCATCACCCTGTTCGGCAGTTCGTTCTACGCCGCAGCCGCCGGGGTGTTCCTGCTGATCATCATCTTTTTCAACCGGCTGGTGGTGGCCAACCTGCGCCGCCTGACGGGCATCTTCCGCCAGAACTTCCAGAGCCCCGGCGACAGGAGCATCCTGAACCGGCTGGACGAGGGCGACGAAATCAACTCGCTCATGGAGGCCTTTGGCGCGTTTGCCGCGCACCTGCGCGAGGCCCGCGTGAAGCTGGAGGACTACGCCGCCAACCTCGAGGACAAGGTGCGCGAGCGTACCGAGGACCTCAGCCTGGAAGCTTCGGAGCACCGCACCGACGTGGAGCTGTTCGTGGATCTTTTGGGCGACCTGAACAGCAGTCAGAGCCACGCCGAACTGCTGAAGGGCGCGCTGCCGCGCATTGCCGCCCGCTTCGGGGCCAGCCGGGCCACCTACCTGTGCGCGCCCATGGGCCGCGAACAGTACGCCTGGCCCACACCGCCCGACGCCGACGACGCCACCCGCATGCCCGAAGACTGGCTGAGCGTGGTCAACGCCCGCCAGGTGCGGGTGGAACCGGACCGGGTGCTGGTGCCGGTAAGCACGTCGGATTTCAGCCGGGGGCTCATGGCCCTGTACTGGGAGAACGGCGGCACGCCGGACCTGACGCCGGAAGTGCTGCTGGCCCTTGGGCAGCAGTTGGGCATCGCCATCGAGAATCTGGACGCCATTGACGCGCTGCTGCGCCAGAACCGCCTGCTGGAACTCATTTTCGAGGGCATTTCCGACCCGGTGCTGCTGGTGGAGGAAGGCGGCACGGTGGTGCTGGCCAACACCTCGGCCCGTGCACTGGCCGACGGGGTGCGCCCCGGCGCGCGCATCGGCACGTGGCTGGGCTCCATTTCCGCAAAGGCGCTGGCCGACGGCCACCTTGCGGCGGCCATTGCCGGGCGCGACCCGTCGAACCTGGAACTGGAGCTGCCGGGGCCGTGCGTCATGGCCGTGAGCGTGTACCCCCTGCGCGACGGCGGTGACATGGGCCGCGCCGTGGTCTACCTGCGCGACACCACGCTGGAGCGGCGCGTGCGCGCCCAGATGCAGCAGAGCGAAAAGCTGGCCGCGCTGGGCCAGCTGGCCGCGGGCCTTGCCCACGAGATCAACAACCCCCTCGGGGTCATCAACTGTTACGCCCAGCTGTTGCAGAAGACCCAGAAGGATCCGCAGGCGCAGGAAGACCTGGAGGTCATCGTGCAGCACACCCAGAAGGCCCGGCTGGTGTTGCAGGACCTGCTGGGGCTGGCCCGCGCCAACCGCACGCTGACCGGGCCGTCGGACCTCAACGCCGTGCTGCGCGACATGGCCCAGATATTCCGCGTGCAACTGGAAAGCGCGGGCGCGGACATCGAACTGGACCTGGCGCGCGGGCTGCCCCGCGTGGCGGCGGACACCACCTCGCTGGAGCAGATACTGACCAACCTGCTGGTCAACGCCATCGACGCCATGCCCCAGGGCAAGGGGCGCATCCGGGTGCGCACCGAACCGCTGGAGGCCACGGACTCGGGGCCGGATGGCGGCGACGGTGGACCAGGTGAAGGCGGGACTGGCGGAAATGGCGGAAGTGGCAAGGCAGGGGGCTACGTGCGCCTGACCGTGTCCGACAACGGCCCCGGCATTCCGCCCGAGAACATGACCCAGATTTTCGACCCGTTCTTCACCACCAAGGAAATCGGCAAGGGCACCGGCCTTGGCCTGACCGTGGTGCACGAACTGCTGCGCGACCTGGGCGGCATGGTGGAGGTGACGGGCGAGGGCGGTGCCACGTTTGTGATAACCCTGCCCGTGGCGCCCGAACTGCCCGGGACTTCCGAAAACCGGGACGCCGATGGCGATGACGCCGCCGCCTGCGCCGACCGGACCGGTCAGACAGACAAGGCCGACCGGACTGGCCGGACAGACCAGATCGGCCAGGCAGGCAGGGCCGACCATGAAGGAGATTCCGCATGA